The Campylobacter concisus genome has a window encoding:
- a CDS encoding CsgG/HfaB family protein produces MKKRFLASKVFSSIAALCLFAGCASSNSGVTGAAAGDTSKNANTKIERCSQTLGTLSFYEDQSSSWYSYLTRDYQLGSTVPVLRILAQQTGCFVIVERGRSMDNMMQERALEASGELRKGSKFHKGQVVAADYTMQPEITFSKEDTGGISGLVGAVFGNVAGKVSGGFSKSETQTSLLLIDNRSGVQIAGAVGSDSNFDFFGMGSNSFSRVSAGLGGYTKTPEGRMIVNAFMDAMNQLIVALKDYKVQNVKGGLGKGGNIKIGD; encoded by the coding sequence ATGAAAAAGAGATTTTTAGCATCTAAGGTCTTTAGCAGCATTGCCGCTCTTTGTTTATTTGCTGGATGCGCTAGCAGCAATAGCGGTGTAACTGGTGCCGCAGCAGGAGATACATCCAAAAATGCCAACACGAAAATCGAGCGTTGCAGCCAAACACTAGGAACATTATCTTTTTATGAGGATCAAAGTAGCTCATGGTACTCATATCTAACTAGAGATTATCAGCTTGGCTCAACCGTGCCGGTGCTAAGGATCTTAGCTCAGCAAACTGGCTGCTTCGTCATCGTAGAGCGTGGCAGAAGTATGGATAATATGATGCAAGAGCGCGCACTTGAAGCTAGTGGCGAGCTAAGAAAAGGCTCTAAATTTCACAAAGGTCAAGTCGTAGCGGCTGATTATACCATGCAGCCAGAGATCACATTTAGCAAAGAGGATACTGGCGGTATCAGCGGACTTGTAGGCGCTGTCTTTGGCAACGTTGCTGGCAAGGTAAGCGGAGGCTTTTCAAAGAGCGAAACACAAACATCTTTGCTTCTCATAGACAACCGCTCAGGCGTACAGATCGCTGGTGCAGTCGGCAGTGATAGCAACTTTGACTTCTTTGGCATGGGGTCAAATTCATTTTCACGTGTGAGCGCTGGACTTGGTGGCTACACAAAGACACCAGAGGGCAGGATGATTGTAAATGCCTTTATGGATGCGATGAACCAACTTATAGTCGCGCTAAAAGACTATAAAGTCCAAAATGTAAAAGGCGGTCTTGGCAAAGGCGGAAATATAAAAATAGGAGACTAA
- a CDS encoding gamma-glutamyl phosphate reductase has translation MKFIAILFCTFTMLLAVNYTKKIEIGLCKLINEREMAKFYGDTRNYDALSKKIDGYKFRFGLKDFDEDSCRMSGYYPIDPNYAPYPPNYRPYYQNEYERFDRFQRGYRGGYYNDDDYDDGFERGYRRGYNDARREYRRPYR, from the coding sequence ATGAAATTTATAGCCATTTTGTTTTGTACATTTACGATGTTGCTAGCTGTAAACTATACTAAAAAGATAGAGATCGGGCTTTGCAAACTTATAAACGAAAGAGAAATGGCTAAATTTTATGGCGACACGAGAAACTACGACGCCCTTAGTAAAAAGATAGACGGATATAAATTTCGTTTTGGATTGAAAGATTTTGATGAGGATAGCTGCCGCATGAGTGGCTACTATCCTATTGATCCAAACTATGCGCCATATCCGCCTAACTACCGCCCATACTATCAAAATGAGTACGAAAGATTTGATAGATTTCAGCGTGGTTACCGTGGAGGCTACTATAACGATGACGACTACGACGATGGTTTTGAGCGTGGATATAGACGTGGCTACAATGACGCTAGAAGAGAGTATAGAAGACCTTATAGATAG
- a CDS encoding DUF4172 domain-containing protein yields the protein MQNLWIWQHPNYPNFSFDKSAIDTLANKLKQNHEILKEIISKTSRNDLLKVQINALEDEIFYSSLIEGERLKRSSIRSSAKKRLDENFDWLADTHATRHSDNLVSLMLEANLNKAYMNFERLHGWHNALFEYSHSKTYKIKRAKFRDDEMSVVSGPSKMCKSTTKPCQQNA from the coding sequence ATGCAAAACCTGTGGATATGGCAACATCCTAACTACCCAAATTTTTCTTTCGATAAAAGTGCAATAGATACCCTTGCAAATAAGCTAAAGCAAAATCACGAAATTTTAAAAGAGATAATAAGCAAGACCAGCAGAAACGATCTTCTAAAGGTGCAAATTAACGCCCTAGAAGATGAGATCTTTTACTCATCTCTTATAGAGGGCGAGAGGCTAAAAAGATCAAGCATTCGCTCATCGGCAAAAAAGAGACTAGATGAAAATTTTGACTGGCTAGCCGACACTCATGCGACTAGACACAGTGATAATCTAGTCTCGCTAATGCTTGAAGCAAATTTAAACAAAGCTTATATGAACTTCGAGCGGTTACATGGCTGGCACAATGCCTTGTTTGAATATAGCCATAGCAAAACTTACAAGATAAAACGAGCTAAATTTAGAGATGATGAGATGAGCGTCGTCTCAGGTCCTTCAAAAATGTGCAAATCCACTACGAAGCCTTGCCAGCAGAATGCATAG
- a CDS encoding tetrahydrodipicolinate N-succinyltransferase N-terminal domain-containing protein has protein sequence MSKEFKDANEFKEFFEEFRKKDGYKDPVAFGIARVDRGQKNSDKILQASYAVVNYKESFLSAAAFIYALQKCDVEVDFGAHEFVTDLTPKVAKKASKLFSIFEKDIKSHKNVENLHAVKMAFDDDLELNENKFKLVFLFDDAKPLSVEAVYLKLYLISLGKVAPRTIVLDGAFGVLPNVAWTSQNIPIELEWLRENEISLKMFGEYPAIVSVDKFPRFLSHIIPADNTRILDAAKVRMGAAVHPGTVVMPGAAYINFNAGTTGGVMVEGRVSSSVVVGEGSDVGGGASILGVLSGTNGNPVSIGKHCLLGANSVTGVPLGDNCIVDAGIAVLEGTKVYISASEREKLAKLNPEFKFEAEIYKALELGGLNGLHFRQNSQTGQITASASKRAIKLNEALH, from the coding sequence ATGTCTAAAGAGTTTAAAGACGCAAACGAATTTAAGGAATTTTTTGAAGAATTTAGAAAAAAAGATGGCTACAAAGATCCAGTTGCTTTTGGCATCGCAAGAGTCGATCGCGGACAAAAAAATAGCGACAAAATTTTGCAGGCAAGTTACGCCGTTGTAAATTATAAAGAGAGCTTTTTAAGCGCAGCTGCTTTTATCTACGCCTTGCAAAAGTGCGATGTTGAGGTTGATTTTGGCGCTCACGAGTTTGTCACTGATCTCACGCCAAAGGTAGCAAAAAAGGCTAGCAAGCTCTTTAGTATCTTTGAAAAAGATATAAAATCACACAAAAACGTGGAGAATTTACACGCTGTGAAGATGGCATTTGATGACGATCTTGAGCTAAACGAGAATAAATTTAAGCTTGTATTTTTATTTGATGACGCAAAGCCACTTAGCGTAGAAGCTGTCTATCTCAAGCTCTACTTGATCTCACTTGGCAAGGTCGCACCTAGGACGATCGTGCTTGATGGAGCCTTTGGAGTGCTACCAAATGTCGCTTGGACTAGCCAAAACATCCCGATCGAGCTTGAGTGGCTAAGAGAAAATGAAATTTCTCTAAAGATGTTTGGCGAGTATCCAGCGATCGTGAGCGTGGATAAATTCCCAAGATTTTTAAGTCACATCATCCCAGCTGATAACACGAGAATTTTAGACGCTGCTAAAGTCCGCATGGGCGCTGCTGTGCATCCTGGCACAGTCGTCATGCCAGGGGCTGCTTATATCAACTTTAACGCAGGCACGACTGGTGGCGTGATGGTTGAAGGCAGGGTTAGCAGCTCTGTCGTCGTGGGCGAGGGCAGCGACGTAGGTGGCGGAGCTAGCATACTTGGCGTGCTAAGCGGCACAAACGGCAACCCTGTAAGCATCGGCAAACACTGCTTGCTTGGCGCAAACTCAGTCACAGGCGTGCCACTTGGCGATAACTGCATCGTGGATGCTGGCATAGCGGTACTTGAAGGAACAAAGGTCTATATCTCAGCCAGCGAGCGCGAAAAGCTGGCTAAGCTAAATCCAGAGTTTAAATTTGAAGCTGAAATTTACAAGGCGCTTGAGCTTGGCGGGCTAAACGGGCTTCATTTTAGACAAAATAGCCAAACAGGTCAGATCACTGCAAGTGCGAGCAAAAGGGCGATCAAGCTAAATGAGGCACTTCATTAA